The window ACGTGCTAACGATTTCATTGTACAGCTTTCATTATTGCAAAAACATATTGGCTTTTTTTTCATAACCGATGGTAGTGCGCAAACCATGGCCAGAATATACTTGTGTCTCGTCTGGCAAACAGAGTAGTCTCTCTTTTATGGATTGGATTAGTGTATTGGGATGACCATCGTAAAAATCCGTTCGTCCGATAGCGCTTGGAAACAAAGTATCCCCACTAAACAATACCTTATACGCTTCATTATAGTAACATATACTCTCTGGTGAATGCCCTGGTACGGTAATACACTCAAACTCAAGATCACCAAATTCAACAATATCCCCATCACGAACCCATTCATCGGCCTCAACTGAAATAGCTCTTCCACTAAAACGCATGGACAAATTCAGCTCTGGATTTTTCATAAGCTCTCCTTCATCTTTGCTGGAAAAAACAGGTACCCCATATTGTTCTCTTAAAACATCTATTGCCTGAATATGATCATAATGCCCATGAGTTACTAACATGCCCATAAGTTTCAATTGTTCCTGTTCAATAAATTGACTGATCTTATCCGGTTCAGCTGCTGGATCGATCACCACTGCCTCATTGGTTTGTTCATTATACACCACGTATACATTGGTTCCTAGCTCCCCTAGTAACATTGTTTTAACTCTCATGATAAGCCTCCTCTTACAAAAAGATAGTAACGAGCGATCTCCCATATCCCTCTTACTATCTGCTTACGCCTTTCCCTATTAAAATGCTTTTTCACTATCAATAAGCAGTGTGACTGGACCATCATTTAATAGTGTCACTTTCATATCTGCCTGAAAGATTCCTTGCTGTATTTTGGGGTATTTATCTTTAGCTATCGCCATAAATGATTGGAATATC is drawn from Vallitalea pronyensis and contains these coding sequences:
- a CDS encoding MBL fold metallo-hydrolase, with the translated sequence MRVKTMLLGELGTNVYVVYNEQTNEAVVIDPAAEPDKISQFIEQEQLKLMGMLVTHGHYDHIQAIDVLREQYGVPVFSSKDEGELMKNPELNLSMRFSGRAISVEADEWVRDGDIVEFGDLEFECITVPGHSPESICYYNEAYKVLFSGDTLFPSAIGRTDFYDGHPNTLIQSIKERLLCLPDETQVYSGHGLRTTIGYEKKANMFLQ